The Erigeron canadensis isolate Cc75 chromosome 1, C_canadensis_v1, whole genome shotgun sequence genome segment TTTTTAGTTGGtgtctttttaactttttcacaTCCTAAGTTTTTGGTTGGCTATTATAACATGGTTAGCAGGCATAGTATACCATTTAGGGGGAGGGAGCCAAAAGCGAGTTGGTTGGCAAGATGGAACGGGCTGCAGCGAGGTCGGCGAGCTTCGGTTGTCATGGGAGGGAGATGGCAGCGAGTTGGGACCGGCGAGTTCATTGCTCGCGGAGAGCTTAAGGAGACAGGGAGCAAGGGTGAAATATTTCAAACGGTCACATGACCGTTGGGAGGACCAAAGTTGTAAACTGACACACTCCGGGGACTAAAAGTGTTAAGTCtgccaaccttttttttttttttttttgaatttctaCATATATGGCCGAACCTATTATACCAAAAACACAACTAAACCccatttttactctatattTCTCAATTCAAACACAagtattaacatattttcatcatatgaatccattatcttcatcatcttcatcatcatcgtcgtccgAGATATTTCTTTGGCTTTGGAATTTTCAATTCTTTTGTCGTTTCCGAATTTGTCCACGGGTAGTAGCCTACCTTTTTTGCAAAGTGTTATTGACGCGGTTGAAGACGACACGACAAGCTCAACCGAAACCCGCGCCTACATCGAGCGGTTTCGGGAACGAGCTCACGAAACGATTATGCGTGCCTACTTTGTTGAAAACTCGAAGTTTGCCCCGGTTTGGTTTCGTGAAAGATTTCGAATGAGTCAAAGGTTGTTTTTAAAGATAGTTAGTGATATTGAGCAACGTTTTGTTTACTTTCAAGAGCGTGTAGATCGGTCGGGGAGAAAGAGTTTTGCTGccatacaaaaatgcacatcTGGGGTGGAACAACTCGGAACGGGTAACCCTCCAGATAACTTTGATGACTACTTGTGCATGGCAATGAGAATTTCTCGCGAAAGCCTTGATCATTTTTGCAGCGCGGTCATTGAGTTATATCGTGACGAGTACTTACGTAGGCCGACTAGTCATGATGTTGCCGGTTGTATGAAGCGCATGAACGGAGACACAAGATTCCGGGAAGGCTAGGAAGTCTTGATTGTACGCATTTTGTTTGGAGAAATTGTCCCACAGCGTTGAAGGGACAATACAAGAGAGGTGATCATCCATACCCCCACGGTTACGCTTGAAGCTGTTGCTTCACAAGACTTGTGGATTTAGCATGTTTTTTTTGGTCCTCCAGGGTCGCTCAACGATATCAATGTCTTGAATCAATCGACATTGTATATGAGGGAGCAAAATTCGACGGCTCCTGACGCATCTTTTACCGTAAACAACGGTCGTTACAAACGGGGATACTATCTTACCGATGGAATCTATCCTAGGTGGGCGACTCATGTCAAGGCAATGCCATATCCGACTGAAACAAATGACAAGAAGTTTAAGAAAGCTCAAGAATCAGCAAGAAAGGATGTAGAGCGAGCTTTTGGtgttttgaaaggaaaatggGGTATTTTGAGTCAGTCAATGCGAGCGATGACGGTCGACAAGATTACTAACATCATGCACGCGTGTATTTCATTGCACAACATGATTATAAAGTATGATGGAAGGGCAATATCACCGGTTCGTATTGTGGATACGGGAGTTCAAGTGGTTTATAACCACGATGCAGTGGATGAgatagaagatgaagatgaagatgttcATCATCGTCTTCGATATGATCTTACAGCGCACGTTGGGAGACAAAATTTATTCCATCTCGACGACCCAACGGCTCAACTTACACCGATTGCCGATTtgtttttgtagttttttttattcgtaataaaatgtatgtgttttattttaatttatgtcttgtatctttaaatttttaatcgctaaatgaaatgtatgtgttttctttatatatttggttGGTTATATTTAAAAGGGTTAATTATGTaagtttataatgttaaggataaattattaaaatgtgaagaaatgattgatagtgatggttgccactaaaaaaaggttgaaaataAGATTAAAGGGTTGAAATGATGTGTAGTAATTTAATTGGATAGTTAGAGAGAGATGAGAGGGATGAACGTCCCTCTACACCCTCCACCGTTAGAATCTATAAGATTCCATTAAATATagggagagagaaagaaaggtGGTTAATAAGTTGATTTTTAGCCAAAGTATACGAAACTCATTATAACaccatttttgtaatttttttatttaaaaaaaaaacaatattttggtaaatacttttcaaaacacaccattttggtaaatactttttataaaaacactggcattcaaaatataatttatcaTAAAGTTTTTCTcccattttatataaaaatgagaTTAATTTCCgggaatgtaagaaactttgaacaaatgtctatagtagaaaataactaaagttgtgtgtattggatgtaagcaactcgaaaaaatgtttattgtatgtaagaattttgtttcaactaattaaaatctgacaagtgacacATGTAGATgattgccacgtatgttttcttacatacaataaacatgttttcgagttgcttacatacaatacacacaactttagttatttcctattataGATATTTGGTCAAAGATACATTTCAAGATACTAATCCCTGTAAAAATTATTAGCTCTGCCATCTAAACTTTTACATATTCATCACGTTTAAAGATCCAAACTATAACTGCTGAAGAAGTTTTTATAATTTGGTCACTTAGCCAATAAAGGGTAAGTCGATCAGGCCGTTAGATAAAGTTTATAGTTTGACAAAGCAAGTGTATTGAGTTCAGATTTCAGAATTATTGACAGGCAAAAATGTCCACCGCCACAAGCACATGCGTAAACACACACCATCCAGTGCCTTTTCCAGCAAAAAATGTGagcaaaaacataaaaaggtaCAAAACCAATTCTTTAAACACACCACAATCCCAATTATTAAGGGGAcgtttggttgtagaaaacAACCTCTGTTTTCCATTTctgttttctaagaaaacatgaaaaacagaaaacgcgttctaatgatagttttctaagaatgttttctaagaaaacaaaaataatgttttccattttttcatagataacttgaaaacatctttttcttgtttttcattttttatttcattttccatttcattcctcccctcccctcacatttctaacatgttttctaattttctaattagaacgcgttttcaaattttttatttgttttataggAAATAAAAActcctttcattttctaaaaaattataaatgaaaaactagaaaacattttttacaACCAAACGTGCCCTAAGTTTCTTTAAGTGTTAAACCGCTACATCATTAGAGCTAGCATTAACCACCAGCATAGTCAAGATGTTTTTCAAACCCCATTCAACCATACACTTCTCAATTGCTCTTCCAATTAGCACCCCCAAATGATGGATTATACATTATCGATCGTTAGGGATGTCCAAAATCAGAAAATTAATGAGATTAAGTGAAGttacttaatttttaaattcaCGGCTTTTAGAGTGGTcgaaaaaaaccttttttataacctttaaaacaatttttaaaaatgtatttgTGTACATTGTACTAACAATCAATGAGCCATGCACCAGGTTTCAAAGCGTATGGTGTTTACTTTTCAAACTTAAAAGAAGAGAATGGAACTTAGTTAAGTTGATCAACACATATCCAATCTCCATCTCTTGGGCACACATTATGGTTATTTCTAAGAATAGCATAACATCTGAAGCTAGTGTGACGATGTTGAGTCTGCTCAATCCGAAGCACTAAAAATGAGTAATGATATATcaacctaaaaatcaacctaataatcaacctTAAGCCTTTATTACATGACTAGTGTATTCCACGCATTCTCTCTTTcaaccttttcttttaattatgtcAAGTGTCATCATTATGTTATTAGATTGATTTGGTTAGATTGATAAATCAATTTCCATTATTTATCCATGAGTAAGCTAACTATAAAATactataaatacatacataaagatacacaaaaataccaaaaactaaaaatatgaaGATGATTATAAGCCGTTGCAATATCACAAGCTTCTTTGGTTCTCTTAATGAAGCTTCTACACCCAATATCTGGATCTATTCACaaaaacataagcttgaaaccCCGGCCAGGTCATGGTTTGGACCATAGATTTCAGTCTAATAAGATGTACATTAATCAAGTAAATGTGTTTCCTTTTTTCCTTTCAGTTCACTAATATTAATTGGTGATAGTTTCCGGATTGAGTTATACTTAGACAAAGACCAACATCACAAAGACCAGCTTGCATGAAGAAGCGAATACAAGAACAATTCGTTTTAGATGACTTTTTTGCGAGGAGATTCTTATCTCTCCACAAAGTTTTGAACCTTTTAATGACACTCACCTATCCAATAATCTGTCCTTCACGTGATGCCAGCCCTTGTCTAAGTATAACTCAATCCACACACAATCTCTAAATGTATCCTTCTTTAGTGAAATTGAAAGGAAAAAGTGAAACATGCTTTACAAGAAAAGATTAATGGAGATGTACATGATATTGGATTCAAAATCAATTGTCCAAACCAATGATCCAAGACGTAAAATAAAGCGGAAATAAAGCAAGCACTACACTGTCCAACGATTACTTCCTTAAGAATCTCCTCGCAAAACATGTCACAAAAATCGACTTGTCCTTGATAAAAGAGTGTATTTGCGTCTTCTTGTGAGGTGATGACCTCTATATGATTGTCTTTTCAAAACTGAGAATTGGAAAAAATTTGGGAAGATTACAAAGATGTTAGATCCAAGAGACAAGTCGCATATGTTGGTTTTGGCTATTCCTACAAGGGGAAGGAAGACCGGAAACAGATAAATAAGCTTAATTATGAGACCATGATTGATGTGTTCCAAAGTCCAAACATTAATGAACTTTGATAAAAAATGCAAAAGTGTGAGACAATGATGATAGTGGAAGCTACAAGAAATGACGGGATGGCAAGTAGAATAACCAACGTCATGAATGAAACATCCATTCTAtcgaaaatttttttgaaatagtAATTTATggagggtgttttgtcaaacaaatttttaaatttttttttttatagaaccAGGTaaaccggcttttgaaaagccgaGTTCAAAAAATTAGGCTCGAAACCGGCTTTCCAAAAGCCGGGTTCAAAAAAGTACAATCGAAAtcggcttttcaaaagccgggttcaGATGGAGCTGACAAGTTGCAGGCAATCTTTGACCGAACAAGAGGACGTGATGGTGTGACTAAAGCACTCgaacccggtttttcaaaagccgggttcGGCCTAACCATAACACGTGTCAGAAGCTCACGAAACCCTAATACCACCTTGTAAACCTAAttcattatttatctatatatagtatatgtgaTGTATCTTGAATGATTATCAGTATTTCAACAAATATTTTCAGATAACATTTCAAATACTTTCATagttatattttagaaaaatggcATCTTCATCATTATTCAACCCAATTGTAGTTCAGTTAATATGGGGTGACTGTGTATCATTCGTAAATGGGATCCTTCAAAATAGAGATCCATCGTAAATGGGATCCTTCAAATATTTTGCTTGTGTGCGTGAACATCTCagaatatatgcatgtatatatataaacgaagACCTCAAAAAGCGTTGCATGCTTTTTTGTCCTTTTCTAAACCGGGTttttcaaaagccgggttcgagtgtcaagtcacatcaacgTCGACATCGTCCTGCAGCTTCACTGTTCCAGTCAAAGAGCTCAGAACCCGGCTTTTGAGAAGCCGGTTTCGAATGTACTTTTTTGAacccggcttttcaaaagccggtttACCCGgttccataattttttttttttttataacttgtttgacaaaacaccctctataaattaatatttcaaaaaaaaattccattctATCCGCCACCCAGTATTTTTTGCGACTTCTACTACGAATAAGAAAAAGATCTCCGTTGCATTTTTCACATATTGTCTCatgcttttgcatttttttttatcgaagTCCTTTAATGTTTTGAATGCATCAATCACGGTCTGGTACTAAACTTATCCATATGTTTCCATTCTTGCTTTCCAGTGGTAGGAATACCCAAAGCCAATATACGCAACTGAATTGTCATCTGGATCCACATCTTAATCttccatattttttttccattctcactAGCTAGCTTGTTGAAAGGGCGATCATATAGAGGTCATCGCCTTGCATGAAGAAGCGAATACACtcttttcaagaacaagttgatTTTGGTGACATGTTTTGTGAGGAGCTGAGATTCTTATCTCCCGACATTGACGTATATTCTATCCACATTCGATCTGTATGTCCTTCAAGTGATGTCGATAACTGTCTAAGTGTAACTCATTTTAGACACTATCTCCATAAGTATCCCCCGTTATcaaacttgaaagaaaaaatgaaacacCATACAAGAAAAGATTATTGATGTAGATGTACCTCAGTGCATGTTAATAAATCTAGATACTGGTGTAGAAGCTTCTTTACAACACTTTCATTATTGGAAACAATTCTTCGAACAGATCTTACGACAGGGGAGTCTACAAAATTTAAACTGCCATCATTGAATGAGCTTTCGATCAAAAAAATTGTGCACTTTTAAACACCTGTGACGGCAAATGAAAGGATCTTACGAATGATGTATCTGAAAGACGAGAGatagtacccgtgcgttgcggtaGCGAGATGATGGGgatgataggtcaagtcataaagtatacgggctctgccctcggatttaaaaattcgtcgaaagtatatatcaaatgaaatctctaataaaaaaacatgaaattttaaggaAACTAATgcagtttttataatttatcgatatatggtttttgagataaaagattttgaatgaattagaggaataaaatgatttatggaggggAGAGAAAatatgagtggttgagatttaaggagaaaaagaaaaataaattattaaaatttaagggtattataggtatattagttaGAGATCTTTacattagtgaataaaaaagaaagataatttagataatttaattacttaattgagatttgaaaaaaagggcaaaatgctttattaGATACTACTAGATAGATAAAGACTTCGACCATGACGGAAatgtaagtttttaatataatcaACAACTAGCGTCACCCACTCACCTAAGAAAACACCAAAAAAGTTTATTAAGCATGGTAAACAAACAGAGAATGCTTGTAAGCAAGGTTGAGAAACTCGTAACTCGGGATTGGATCGGTGAGTGGGAGAGTCgtgagtttttaaaaactcggaTCGGAATCGGGGAGAACTCGGATCAGGTTTgtatatagaaaatttatattttttaaaattatatggaataaacttcaaacttaaaacataattgtttaaaaactttaatataattcttcaaagttcaaacttcaTGCATTAgaatcaaaaacttaaaccaatttaggattttttttatttaaaaaaaaaataaaatttgaccaaagttgacccgaGTTTTGACCCGATTTGGCCGATTCTTGACCGATCTACCCAATTTTTTGACCGATCCGGGCGAGTTTGACTGAGTTTTACAAGCGACCAAGTCGTTGACCGAGTTTTGAACTGATTCCAGCCAACTCGACCCATTTAACCCCCGATTTCGATTCCGATCCCGAGTTTCCGGCCGAGTCTGCCGAGTTTTACAACACTGCTTGTAAGTCAAGAGTACACAACTCTATTTATATTCATGATTATAAATGAAGAGTGTTAATGTTGACATCATAGGTGAGTGGAGCATGTAAATTACACTAATAATTATGCGATTAGTATTTAAGGgaatatgtaatatttattttattaaaaataaaggaaaagtTGACATGTTCCGGTTAAAATACGaacatttaaaattttgtgtAAAAGCAAAAGGGGTTCGTTTGATgcctaaaatttaaaataaaaacttgaaTACAAAAATTTTAGAGGTCGAAACTTTTAgtgtaaataaaaacaaaatttagatataaaataAGAAGAGGACAAAATGACAGTAAATGATTtaacagaaagaaaaaacataaaaaaaaataaaaataagaaagtaGTATGGTAACAATTTAAATTATTCATTTTCATAGTTTCCATTATTGTTATATTATGTTTGTAGcacattttctcattttttaagAGTGTGTTAccgataaatatatttattgttagacatattttgttatttttatcaataactttttttaataaatttaaataacataattatattaaatcaaatcacaaacaTAATATCTCCCGGAAAAACTTGTTCTTTAATAATTATGAATCCCTTAGTAGCAATTGTGACGGAGCCGCAACAACATTAAAAAGGTCTTTAAACATGTCAATTGTGgctaaataaaaaaggaaacatACCTCATGTCAATGAAGCATCTAAGCGAACATCACGAGTATGGTTCCCCAACATATAATTGGTTTGATGCCTATTCATTGTTTAGAATACATTTTATAAATAACCGTTGCAACAAAAGAAACTAAACAGACAATACTTTTACATTCATTAGCTAAATCATTGTGTATAAGAcgattaatacatatatatttaagttacatgaaaatatccattAGTTGGGCACCATGAAAATAAAGGCCTTCTAAATCGACTCTCTTAAACCACCACAGGCATAAACAGCCATAAACTTCAAAGAAACCGCCATAATCATACAAATACTTACAGTTCATCACATGATCAACCAAATATTCTCAGAGGATAATATCACTAAACAGATGGTGGGCAAAGCAAAAATGCAAGTGAACCAAAGACAGAGTAACCACCTTTGATTGACTACAACGTTAAAACTTACTTCAAGAGTACATCCATTCCCTTTTTTCCTTAGAGACTTCGCTTGGCGGGCTCGAGTTTTCTCCCCAATCGCCTTTTGCAAGCAAAAAAGATTGCTTTTCACTTTGTCAGTTTATCATTACATGACTTACTATTGACAGGGCCAATTATATATGCTAGAAATACTAAACAATGATTTATATGACATAATTGACTCTTCAACTCTTTCCTGTCAATGGAAGCATTGAAAGTGCCATGAAGTTGACGGACCTATCAAGGTGCTTGTTGACTTCGGGAAAGATATTCACAAGTTTATGCTTGATTTTCGGTGAATTAACAGTTAGTTCCTGCGGGTACAGCTACAACCACAAAGGGTTGTGTAATTGAGTTCACCACATCCGGATAAAATCACCAATGTGGCCTTCAACCAAGGTAACAGGCAGAACTACGTACTTTACATATGGTGAGATTTAATTTCTCCATTCGGTAAAGGATAACTACTTCAAAGAATTAATTCAGATGGAATGTGCTCTCCTCTTTACCACAcactaaattaattaattgaaaggATTGACTACTAGTGATCAGTTGCTGATAATATCACACTCTCACATACGCAATCATTTTCATGATTCTTAATACGTGTGATGATCTTGTCGATCTATTATGTGTAAACAGAAACAAGACATTTCACACAAAATAATCGTCAAGACAGCAATGCCAAGTTAGCGGTGATCAAGTTTTTACTGATGGTGGTGTTGTGTCATGTTTCTTTTAATCTAGAATTCGCAAATTAAAACGAAAAGAGAAGTCAAGATTAAACTACACTCATACACGTATGAGTTGTTGGATAAGGAGACTCGCCCCCTTTTGCTGCAATGGGTGATTTTGCTTCCGACAACATAGCCATTTGCAACAAGCATAACATGGTTGGCCCATTTCCAACATCTACAACAACCCTGTCATCTCAAGCAAAACTACATTAAAATTTGAATAAAGGACTTTACTCAAATACATGGCCACTATGCACcatcaaaaaataattacaacaGCAGAGAAGATATTTATATAAGACTATTCCATAGCATCCCAGCTTTGTTGAGAAATTTCGTCAAACAGTTGGTGGGCAAAGAAGACATGCCGGTGAATCATATACCAAGTACCATAAGATAATAATTACAACCGCAAAACTTAATAAACACGGAttacaaaacatatttaatgtccataaaagtataaagaaagaaagaaaatggaaaTAAATTCAACTATAAGATCGAGTTTCACCTTGCATAAGCTTACTCAAATATATTTTAGAATATAGCACTCTAAAGTAGACTTGGAATCATTTTCGATTCTCAATGTACATGTATAGTCGTCGTCAAAGGAGGGGACATCTGAGAAACTTGTTGTTCCACACCACCAAACACGTGATTCAAATTCAAACTGAATAGCAGTGGATGTTGGATCCCACCATAAAGTGTTTCTCAATGACCCAAATGGAATATACCACACATTTACGCATGTTTTTTCAATATCATCTTCCGGGCAATCGACAACAACACTCTTATTATCATCACCACCCTCTAACTTGTCATGCGTCATTTTTAACTTCGTGGAATAATAATTATAGGTGGAAGCTGTGCAGAATAAGAATCCAGAAAAGTCATTATACCAATTCTCTGGAAGTTGCATTCTGTATCTTTTCTCCCTTCTAAGTAAACAAGGTCCAAACACCCTGGAAATCGCGACCCCACTTATGCAAAGTGTTAGGCACCCACGTTCAACCAAATTTCCCTAATAAACATTCCCATTTTAATTAAATACGTATATAGTACTTTATAATGGCATGAACttacaaaaggaaaaaatatataCCTGAAACATGCTTTCGATTAATCTCTCCCCACCAATTGGATTACTTTTAGCGGTCGTAACGTGTATTGATACGTAACGTAAGCAGTTAAAATTTATGGGAATATCATCTctgatgatggcttcaagtgACTTGCAGTAGTCTGCAATGAGAATCGTTAGGCTGGATGGGAGCTCAGGCAATTCAACAAGATACATGCAATTACTCATTTTAAGATATTTGAGGCAAGTAAGTCTTGAGAGGCTGAAACCTAACCGTGTAAAGTCATTCTCACTTAGATCTAGCTCTTGTAAGCCCGttaactcaccaacctcgttgGGTATTCCTCCATCTTTCAAATTACAACTAGACAGATACAACTTTCTTAAGCAACCAGTTAACATAAGTTGTTGAAGATTATCAAGCTGTGTAACTAATATAATAGCAAACTTCTCTAGACATTTTAATGCATGAAAGTTGCCTTCGATGCTCTTTAAACTCATGCAATAACTCAACTCTAGCGAAATAAGGTTCGTACAATATCTTCCTA includes the following:
- the LOC122585343 gene encoding uncharacterized protein LOC122585343: MRAYFVENSKFAPVWFRERFRMSQRLFLKIVSDIEQRFVYFQERVDRSGRKSFAAIQKCTSGVEQLGTGNPPDNFDDYLCMAMRISRESLDHFCSAVIELYRDEYLRRPTSHDVAGCMKRMNGDTRFREGSLNDINVLNQSTLYMREQNSTAPDASFTVNNGRYKRGYYLTDGIYPRWATHVKAMPYPTETNDKKFKKAQESARKDVERAFGVLKGKWGILSQSMRAMTVDKITNIMHACISLHNMIIKYDGRAISPVRIVDTGVQVVYNHDAVDEIEDEDEDVHHRLRYDLTAHVGRQNLFHLDDPTAQLTPIADLFL
- the LOC122586003 gene encoding uncharacterized protein LOC122586003, with translation MFQGNLVERGCLTLCISGVAISRVFGPCLLRREKRYRMQLPENWYNDFSGFLFCTASTYNYYSTKLKMTHDKLEGGDDNKSVVVDCPEDDIEKTCVNVWYIPFGSLRNTLWWDPTSTAIQFEFESRVWWCGTTSFSDVPSFDDDYTCTLRIENDSKSTLECYILKYI